The genomic region TGGCGGTCTTCCACGTTCGTTGGACATAAATATAAAAATTATATTCCCAAAAGTAACTGTATATTTTAAAGGTTTAGCAATATATTTTTGATAGCCAGTTATATTTTTCCATTCATGGTTGCCTGCAATTTCATACCAGTATTGAATGTTTGCCTGTTTTCGTAATTCAATAAACCATTCAAAGTCCTCATTTGACGTTTTGTGCTGCACAATATCGCCTGCAACGATAGCAATGATTGGGTATGGTTTAATGTTTTTTAAATCTTCGATAGCTCTTTTATAGTGCCATCTATCGGCTTTATATACAGGCTGGATATCGGAATGTACCCACACAGTATAGGTGGATGTTGTTGGCATGTATTGCTTGCAGCATGCTGGCACTATAAGCAATAGTATAATTACTATACTGTGATATTTTTTCATGGGATTATTTATTATAAACTATCGCACAAATGCTTTTAAATGTAAAAAAAATATTGCAACAAATACAATACTGTATCATAATTAACATTAAATCAAGTTAATTTTATTAGTATGTGTTATGGAAAAAGACAATATCACAATTGATACATCCCGCTTTCAGGAAATATCCATATCATATTTAAAGAAACTGAGCGGCGATAAATTACTGACATTTGATGTACTGGATCAAAATGGCAATACTGTTTTTTCCGCAGGGCAGGCACTTAATGATGAATTGCTGAAAAAGAAATCGGAAGAAGGGGTCAAGTTTTTTATCCCCCGTGTTACGGAAACCATTGGTGTTTATGACCGTGAAATTATTGACATGAAAAAACTAAAGGCTATTGCTGATGATACAGCAACTATGTATGTTGATATACGTAAAACAGGCAGAATGTCGTATGAGCAGTTTTTGCAGTCACATAATCAGCTGGCAGCAATAGTTGATAGCTTGCGAGCAGAAGATAAAACAGGTGGTGTGTTGTCATTGCTGAAAGAAATCAAAGAATTTGATTATATTACGTACACGCATTCGGTTAATGTTGGTGTGCTGGCAATGATTTTAGTGTATAAGGAGCTTTCAACAGGGGATAAAGTTAAATTGGCAGCTCTGGCGGGATACCTTCACGATATTGGCAAATTGAGAGTTGATCAGACTATAATTCAGAAACCTGGATTGCTGTCGTATGATGAATTTAAAAAAGTATTGGAACATACCAGGGAAGGCTACAGAATTCTTGATAGCGTGGTGGACTCTACTGGGCGAAAGGTTGTCCCCAACATCATAAAATATGTGGCACTGTTTCATCACCGTAAGTTGCAAAGCCCGGGATATCCATTTCGTGATGATGATAAAGATAAATCCCGTGAAACACAATATAATGAGCTTCCCGACCTTGCACGCATCATGGGCATTTGCGATATGTATGATGCACTTACCAGTGCAACGCCATTCAGAATGCCCATGTCGGTGGACAAAGCATTACGATATATCCTCAACCTTTCTAATTATCTCTATTCCACTGATGATGTGCACCGCTTTATTAAAGTTTTGGGACTTTCGCTAAATAAGGGAAATCCATTTTTGCGGACCGGTGATTTCATAATGCTTGAGTCTGAAAAGGTCAGTTTAGATACCCGTAAAAAAGTAAGAGTATATGAGATAGCACGTATTGAAGACATATCGCGTATTAATTTTATGAATCCCAGAGTAATGATCTTTTACGATGTAGTGCGAAATAAAAAATTGAACAACATAACTGTAGATTTGCGGTATGATACAAGCCGAAGAATTGTGCGTGTATTTGAAAGCACCCGTATTCGTGAAATGCTATTGCGACAGCTTAAATAGGTGGTGGTATGAATCCAATATTGCTGGTTTTTGATAATGATAGATTTGCCCAGCTATTGCAGTTTGTACTGACAACTGCGGGCTATACAATTGAACGCTGCAATGACCCTTTGGCTCTGTTTGAAAAAGTAAAGGAAACAAATCCTCCTCTTATAGTAATGGATATTTTTTTAAAGCATATAGATGGCCTTTATTTGCTGGAACGTTTGTACGCTGTCAAGGAATATGCACAAATTCCAGTCCTTATAGTATCTTCCCGCAATGAACCGCTGGCTGTTTTTGATGCATTGGAGCGCGGTGCAGCTGATTATTTAGCTGCACCCATCAATGAAGACATGCTGATTGACAAAGTTAATAAATTATTGAAAGGAAACTAAAACAAACACTGTTGTTTTGAATTAATTCCATCCGACAAATGTAGTAGTGCATCAGGTTAACAATTACGTTGCCAATAATGACTATTCTTTTTAAAAAATCTTTGCTATACAAAAATTGAAGTTGGTATCACTTTATTGGAAATTTTACTATTGAGGAAGAAACACGTATGAAAAAATGTATTGTTTTGCTTATGGTGCTTATATCAGGATGTTCCTCATTAAATGGTGTATCACATAAAGAGGATACAAGCCTAACACAATCTACCCAAAATCCATATCAGATAGCAGACAATCTTGAATTCAATGAAGTGTGGGCATACCTCATGAAAGGTGAAGAAGATAAAATTATGGGGGATGAGCCCATTACTGATCTTTGCTATTTCAGCGCAAAAGTAACTGGAAAAGGGCAGATAACTGGCGATTATGCACCAGTTGAAAGTAAGTTTAACAATAAAATCAGACATCATATCGTCATAGCTGTTCTTGATAATTTTGCACTCATGCATTTTGTACTTAATCCTGATTTGCCTGTTTTAAAAAAATTTATTAATGACATATGCACAGTGGCTTCAAAATTTGATGGAGTGCAGATAGATTTTGAATCGGTTGCTTCATCGGATGCTGCATGGTTCTTTAGCTTTTTAGCACAGTTGCGTTCTACTCTGGGAAAAGATAAAATGCTTTCAGTTGCTCTTCCAGCACGCAGAACCCGAATAGCCGATGCATATGATTATCCTTCCATAGCAGCAATAGCTGATAGAGTTATCATTATGGCATATGACCAGCACTGGTCAGGAAGTAATCCAGGTCCAATAGCTGGATTATCATGGTGCAGGGAAGTAGCTGAGTTTGCAAAGAGTTTTATACCAAAAGAAAAGCTCATTATGGGTTTGCCACTATATGGAAGGGCATGGCAGGACAAAAATTTTAACAAATCAGTTCATTACAAGCATGTAGAGGAAATGATAAAAACATCAAACATTCAACCACACTATGACCCAGAGAATGGTGCATATTTTGAGTATGAGGAAAAGGTGAAAGTGCGAGTTTATTTTACTGATCAGCGTGCAATATTTGACAGGCTAAAATTGTATTCATCAATGTCAATTGACAATGTTGCTTTCTGGCGTATAGGGCAGGGACCCAGTGGTATGTGGCAGGGTATCAGTACCAAAAGTTTGTAATATATAATGGTGAAATGAAAAAATTATCATATGAAGATATAAAGATCAATCGTCCTGATTTGCAGGATCTTTTCAGATTACCTCGATTCCCTGTAGTTACTGTTCTTGAAAATATCCGAAGCCTGTATAATGTTGGTTCAATGTTCAGGACCGCTGATGCAGCACGTATTGCGTATATGTATCTATGTGGTTACACACCACATCCCCCACGTAAAGAAATTGAAAAAACAGCCCTGGGCAGTACTGAAAGCGTACCATGGGAACATTCCATCAAACCTGCAGCCGTTATCAGGATGTTGAAGAATCAGGGTTTTACCATTGCAGCACTGGAACACACCACAGCAAGCATATCGTATTATACATATGATTATTCATTTCCGCTGTGTATTGTGGTTGGCAATGAGGTTGAAGGCATCAGCAATGAAGTAATTTCTATGTGTGATGTAGCACTTGAGATCCCCATGTTTGGGATTAAACATTCACTTAATGTGGCTGTAGCATACGGTATTGTTGTGTATCATTCTGTTATGGTGTATCAAATACACAGGGAACAATGACTATGCGTAAAGTTATTTTAAAACAGGGCAAAGAAAAATCTGTATTGCAACATCATCCCTGGATTTTTTCAGGGGCGATAGAACATGCAGAGGCCTTTGATGGTGAAATGGTAGCAGTGTGTAAGCATGATGGCAGTATACTTGCGTGGGGATATTACAACAGCCGTACAGATATAGCTGTGAGATTGCTGACATTTGGTGAAAGCCAACCTGATACTGATCTTCTGGTACAAAGAGTTCGTACTTCACTGCAGCTACGTGAAATATCAGGCGTTACACAATGTACCAATGCATATAGGCTCATCCATTCAGAAGGCGATATGGTGCCAGGGATAATTGTTGATTGGTATAATGGGCATTGTGTCATGCAGGTGTTAACGTTAGGCATGGAGCAATTAAAAGGAACTATCGCGCAGATAATAATGGATGAATTGAATCCAGTGAGCATATTTGAGCGCAGTGATCATGAAGGAAGAAAAATTGAAGGTTTGCATCCAGTTAATCAGCAGTTGTATGGTGTAACACCGGAAATGATTGAAATAAATGAGAATAGCATGAGATTTTATGTTGATGTCAGGCGTGGACAAAAAACAGGATTTTTCTGTGATCAACGGGATAATCGAAAAACGGTAAAACAACTTGCGCAGGGGAGTGAGGTGTTGAATCTTTTTTCATATTCGGGTGGTTTTTCAGTTGCTGCGCTTTCTGGTGGTGCACAGGTTGTGATATCAGTTGACAGCTCAAAAGGTGCTCTAGATTTAGCAGTGAAAAATTGTCAGCTGAATGGAGTGCATGTTCAGCATACGGTTGTAAAATCAGATGTGTTTGATTATATCAATGAACACATGATTACTCAGAATTTTGTTGTGTGTGACCCACCTGCGCTTGCAAAAAATAAAGCAGGAGTACCACATGCCCTTCGTGGCTATAAGGAATTGAATCTTAAAATTATAAAAAAAATCCCACGCAATTCGTTGCTTTTAACCTGTTCGTGTTCACGGTTTATTGATAGCAAACTTTTTCAACAGGTCATATTTGGTGCAGCATTTGATGCTGGACGTGACGTCCAGATAATAGGAAAATTTATGCAACCTGCCGATCATCCCATTTCAATATACTGCCCCGAAACTGAATATCTGAAAGCGTTCCTATTATATATCAGATAAAAGAGAAATTATCGAAATCTAAAATATCAGGTGACTATCGAAAAAAAATTGGAATTTTTTTAAATTATCTTGACAGACACAAGATATACTACTATAATGGTAGTAATTAAAGGTTATAAATGCTTTTGCAAAATTAGATTGATTTTTTTTATTGTTAGGTTTGTTGGTATTGTAGAAGCACAAGAGGAGATTTACCATGTGGGAATATACTGAAAAAGTTAAGGAATTATATAAAAATCCAAAGAATGTTGGGGAAATCCCCGATGCTGATGTCGTGGTGGAAGTTGGCAGCATTGTATGTGGTGATGCTCTGACCCTTTATTTAAAGCTTGATGGTGATAAAATTGTTGATGCAAAGTTCAAAACATTTGGATGTGGCAGTGCAATAGCTTCTTCATCAGCGCTAACCGAGATGATTAAAGGAAAAACAGTTGAAGAAGCTGCAAAAATTTCCAATAAAGATATTGTTGAATTTTTAGGAGGACTGCCTGACCAGAAGATGCACTGTTCGGTTATGGGACAGGAGGCACTGGAAAAAGCCATAAAGAAAATCAAAGGCCAAAAGGTTGAGGATGAGCATGAAGATGAGGGTGCTATAGTGTGCCAGTGTTTTGGTGTTTCGGAAAATTTAATCAGGCGCGTTATCAAAGAAAATAATCTTACCACAGTTGAAGAGGTTACCAATTACACAAAAGCTGGTGGTGCCTGTGGTTCCTGTATACCCAAAATTGAAGATATTATCAAAGAAGAATTGGCTAAAGTTGTTGCTAAGCCTGAAGCCACTGCTGGTACAAAGTCTATGTCAAATCTCAAAAGGATGCAGCTGGTGGAAGAAACCATACAGAATGTAATACGTCCAGTGCTTATGCGGGATGGTGGTGATATTGAACTTATTGATATTGATGGTAAAAAGGTGTATGTGGCATTACGTGGTCACTGTGCACATTGTGTTATTTCAGATGTTACCATGAAAAATCTGGTTCAGGAAAAATTACGTGAGTTTGTTGAACAGGATATTGAAGTCATTGAGGTGAAGTGATGAATACTATTATATATTTGGACAATAATGCTACAACAAAGGTTGCTCCTGAAGTTTTGGAAGCAATGTTGCCTTTTTTTATGGAGCGTTATGGTAATCCTTCCAGTATGCATGATTTTGGCGGTGATGTAGCGCATGATGTTGAGAGGGCGCGGCAGAGCGTTGCACAAATGCTTGGTGCTGATTATGATTATGAGATAGTTTTTACCAGTGGTGCCACCGAAAGCGATAATATGGCTATACTGGGGACATTGCAGTATTACCGTGATAAAAAACACATTGTTACAACAAAAGTTGAACATCCTGCAGTACTCAATTTGTGCCGGCAGTTGGAACGGGAAGGATATTCAGTTACCTATGTACCGGTGGACAGGGAAGGCAATTTAGATATAGATTATCTTTTTGATTCAATAACTAATGATACGGCGATAGTATCGGTGATGTATGCCAACAATGAAACAGGTGTGATATTTCCTGTTGAAGAAATTGGTGCTTTTTGTAAAAAACGTGGGGTGCCGTTCCATGTTGATGCTGTGCAGGCAATTGGGAAGATTCCTGTGGATGTGAATAAAATTCAGTGTGATTTGCTGGCCATTTCAGGACATAAATTTCATGCACCAAAAGGTATTGGTGTACTCTATGTCCGTAGAGGTACAAGACTACGTCCAATTTTATATGGTGGGCATCAGGAAAAAGCCAGAAGGCCTGGAACACATAACGTGCCAGGTATAATAGGAATTGGAAAAGCGGCTGAACTGGTCATACATCACTTAGCAAATAAGGATGAAGTGCAAAGAGTTAAAAAGTTGAGAAATAAGCTTGAAGAAGGGCTGTTAAATCAATTCCCCAATGCACATCTCAATGGCAATAAGGACAAGCGTGTGGATAATACCACCAACATTGGATTTGAATTTATTGAAGGCGAAGCCATTTTACTGTACCTGAACGAAAAAGGGATAGCAGCTTCATCTGGTTCTGCATGTTCTTCGGGTTCACTTGAACCATCGCATGTATTGCGAGCAATGGGCGTACCGTT from Spirochaetota bacterium harbors:
- a CDS encoding response regulator, encoding MNPILLVFDNDRFAQLLQFVLTTAGYTIERCNDPLALFEKVKETNPPLIVMDIFLKHIDGLYLLERLYAVKEYAQIPVLIVSSRNEPLAVFDALERGAADYLAAPINEDMLIDKVNKLLKGN
- a CDS encoding class I SAM-dependent rRNA methyltransferase; this encodes MRKVILKQGKEKSVLQHHPWIFSGAIEHAEAFDGEMVAVCKHDGSILAWGYYNSRTDIAVRLLTFGESQPDTDLLVQRVRTSLQLREISGVTQCTNAYRLIHSEGDMVPGIIVDWYNGHCVMQVLTLGMEQLKGTIAQIIMDELNPVSIFERSDHEGRKIEGLHPVNQQLYGVTPEMIEINENSMRFYVDVRRGQKTGFFCDQRDNRKTVKQLAQGSEVLNLFSYSGGFSVAALSGGAQVVISVDSSKGALDLAVKNCQLNGVHVQHTVVKSDVFDYINEHMITQNFVVCDPPALAKNKAGVPHALRGYKELNLKIIKKIPRNSLLLTCSCSRFIDSKLFQQVIFGAAFDAGRDVQIIGKFMQPADHPISIYCPETEYLKAFLLYIR
- the nifS gene encoding cysteine desulfurase NifS encodes the protein MNTIIYLDNNATTKVAPEVLEAMLPFFMERYGNPSSMHDFGGDVAHDVERARQSVAQMLGADYDYEIVFTSGATESDNMAILGTLQYYRDKKHIVTTKVEHPAVLNLCRQLEREGYSVTYVPVDREGNLDIDYLFDSITNDTAIVSVMYANNETGVIFPVEEIGAFCKKRGVPFHVDAVQAIGKIPVDVNKIQCDLLAISGHKFHAPKGIGVLYVRRGTRLRPILYGGHQEKARRPGTHNVPGIIGIGKAAELVIHHLANKDEVQRVKKLRNKLEEGLLNQFPNAHLNGNKDKRVDNTTNIGFEFIEGEAILLYLNEKGIAASSGSACSSGSLEPSHVLRAMGVPFTSAHGSIRFSLSRYTTEEEIDYTLRVMPEVVNQLLEISPYWDSINKKGKPIGELAR
- a CDS encoding HD domain-containing protein, whose protein sequence is MEKDNITIDTSRFQEISISYLKKLSGDKLLTFDVLDQNGNTVFSAGQALNDELLKKKSEEGVKFFIPRVTETIGVYDREIIDMKKLKAIADDTATMYVDIRKTGRMSYEQFLQSHNQLAAIVDSLRAEDKTGGVLSLLKEIKEFDYITYTHSVNVGVLAMILVYKELSTGDKVKLAALAGYLHDIGKLRVDQTIIQKPGLLSYDEFKKVLEHTREGYRILDSVVDSTGRKVVPNIIKYVALFHHRKLQSPGYPFRDDDKDKSRETQYNELPDLARIMGICDMYDALTSATPFRMPMSVDKALRYILNLSNYLYSTDDVHRFIKVLGLSLNKGNPFLRTGDFIMLESEKVSLDTRKKVRVYEIARIEDISRINFMNPRVMIFYDVVRNKKLNNITVDLRYDTSRRIVRVFESTRIREMLLRQLK
- a CDS encoding glycosyl hydrolase family 18 protein → MKKCIVLLMVLISGCSSLNGVSHKEDTSLTQSTQNPYQIADNLEFNEVWAYLMKGEEDKIMGDEPITDLCYFSAKVTGKGQITGDYAPVESKFNNKIRHHIVIAVLDNFALMHFVLNPDLPVLKKFINDICTVASKFDGVQIDFESVASSDAAWFFSFLAQLRSTLGKDKMLSVALPARRTRIADAYDYPSIAAIADRVIIMAYDQHWSGSNPGPIAGLSWCREVAEFAKSFIPKEKLIMGLPLYGRAWQDKNFNKSVHYKHVEEMIKTSNIQPHYDPENGAYFEYEEKVKVRVYFTDQRAIFDRLKLYSSMSIDNVAFWRIGQGPSGMWQGISTKSL
- a CDS encoding RNA methyltransferase, whose amino-acid sequence is MKKLSYEDIKINRPDLQDLFRLPRFPVVTVLENIRSLYNVGSMFRTADAARIAYMYLCGYTPHPPRKEIEKTALGSTESVPWEHSIKPAAVIRMLKNQGFTIAALEHTTASISYYTYDYSFPLCIVVGNEVEGISNEVISMCDVALEIPMFGIKHSLNVAVAYGIVVYHSVMVYQIHREQ
- the nifU gene encoding Fe-S cluster assembly protein NifU, with the translated sequence MWEYTEKVKELYKNPKNVGEIPDADVVVEVGSIVCGDALTLYLKLDGDKIVDAKFKTFGCGSAIASSSALTEMIKGKTVEEAAKISNKDIVEFLGGLPDQKMHCSVMGQEALEKAIKKIKGQKVEDEHEDEGAIVCQCFGVSENLIRRVIKENNLTTVEEVTNYTKAGGACGSCIPKIEDIIKEELAKVVAKPEATAGTKSMSNLKRMQLVEETIQNVIRPVLMRDGGDIELIDIDGKKVYVALRGHCAHCVISDVTMKNLVQEKLREFVEQDIEVIEVK